The following proteins come from a genomic window of Nakamurella alba:
- a CDS encoding branched-chain amino acid ABC transporter permease codes for MATPTLSRPSRNLSRFSWPVGFVVVIIGLFIIYHSVLPALIPSIGENVRAWLPVATLNESLMWVIMALGLNVVVGYAGLLDLGYVAFWALGGYTAGWLMAAPFNWTWNFSLMSSITTPGTHVNFWFVIIIAGVLCAILGIIIGAPTLRLRGDYLALVTLGFGEVISQFFRNSNDIAGFNLAGGDGGISIVDPIGTGFFTYLGVPKTLLNNPNDNVYKILVLGLLVGVCLFISLRIREGRLGRAWLAIREDELAASMMGVPLVRAKLSAYAVGAFFGGIGGVANASAITGNVAPASFDFGKSVLVLLMVVLGGMGNVWGVTIGAFLLAWLNGNGLKQIGVQLDEWFGTSLEGVLPRYNYIILGVLLVLMMLFRREGLIPEKRTKALMSTPNRTEMESVGADITEAEAETEAMEATSAEEEAAIAASAVAVSPTLAEDSVPAEETPDLRKGDQS; via the coding sequence ATGGCCACTCCCACCCTCTCCCGCCCTTCGCGCAACCTCAGCCGGTTCAGCTGGCCCGTCGGCTTCGTGGTCGTGATCATCGGCCTGTTCATCATCTACCACTCGGTGCTGCCGGCCCTGATCCCGAGCATCGGCGAGAACGTCCGGGCCTGGCTGCCGGTCGCGACCCTCAACGAGTCGCTGATGTGGGTCATCATGGCCCTGGGACTCAACGTTGTCGTCGGCTACGCCGGCCTGCTCGACCTGGGTTACGTGGCGTTCTGGGCCCTCGGCGGCTACACCGCCGGCTGGCTGATGGCGGCGCCGTTCAACTGGACCTGGAACTTCTCGCTGATGTCGTCGATCACGACACCTGGCACGCACGTGAACTTCTGGTTCGTGATCATCATCGCCGGCGTGCTGTGCGCGATCCTGGGCATCATCATCGGTGCGCCCACGCTCCGGCTGCGCGGCGACTACCTGGCCCTGGTCACCCTGGGCTTCGGCGAGGTCATCAGCCAGTTCTTCCGCAACAGCAACGACATCGCCGGCTTCAACCTGGCCGGCGGCGACGGTGGCATCTCCATCGTCGACCCGATCGGCACCGGCTTCTTCACCTACCTCGGTGTGCCGAAGACACTGCTGAACAATCCGAACGACAACGTCTACAAGATCCTGGTGCTCGGCCTGCTGGTAGGGGTCTGCCTGTTCATCTCGCTGCGCATCCGCGAGGGCCGGCTCGGCCGGGCCTGGCTGGCCATCCGCGAGGACGAACTGGCCGCCTCGATGATGGGTGTGCCGCTGGTGCGCGCCAAGCTGTCCGCGTACGCGGTCGGCGCCTTCTTCGGTGGTATCGGCGGTGTCGCGAACGCCTCGGCGATCACCGGCAACGTCGCACCCGCCAGCTTCGACTTCGGCAAGTCGGTGCTGGTGCTGCTGATGGTCGTGCTCGGCGGCATGGGCAACGTCTGGGGCGTCACGATCGGTGCGTTCCTGCTGGCCTGGCTCAACGGCAACGGGCTCAAGCAGATCGGCGTGCAGCTGGACGAGTGGTTCGGCACCTCGCTGGAGGGTGTGCTGCCGCGCTACAACTACATCATCCTCGGCGTTCTGCTGGTGCTGATGATGTTGTTCAGACGTGAGGGACTGATACCCGAGAAACGCACCAAGGCGTTGATGAGCACGCCCAACCGGACGGAGATGGAGTCCGTCGGCGCGGACATCACCGAGGCCGAGGCGGAGACCGAGGCCATGGAGGCCACCTCCGCCGAGGAGGAGGCGGCGATCGCCGCGTCCGCGGTCGCGGTCAGTCCGACTTTGGCCGAGGACAGCGTGCCGGCCGAGGAGACCCCCGATCTGCGGAAGGGAGACCAGTCATGA
- a CDS encoding ABC transporter ATP-binding protein encodes MTTAPSENVAPVRGAGKDVVLQLDDLSVSYGNIAAVKGLSMTVYTGEIVCLIGSNGAGKSTTLRTISGLLKPKHGDVVFKGRKINGIPGHEVVKLGICQSPEGRKIFQRMTVSENLDLGAFTRNDTEQIAQDRERVLELFPRLRERINQKAGTMSGGEQQMLAVARALLGNPSLLLLDEPSMGLAPVLVDVIFETIQTIRDQGTTVLLVEQNALAALEIADYAYVLESGHLNMEGPAAQLLNDDSVAAAYLGG; translated from the coding sequence ATGACAACAGCACCCAGCGAGAACGTCGCCCCGGTCCGGGGTGCCGGCAAGGATGTCGTGCTGCAGCTCGACGACCTGTCGGTCAGCTACGGCAACATCGCGGCGGTCAAGGGCCTGTCGATGACCGTCTACACCGGTGAGATCGTCTGTCTGATCGGGTCGAACGGTGCCGGGAAGTCCACGACGCTGCGCACCATCTCGGGCCTGCTCAAGCCCAAGCACGGTGACGTGGTGTTCAAGGGGCGCAAGATCAACGGCATCCCGGGGCACGAGGTCGTCAAGCTCGGCATCTGCCAGTCGCCGGAGGGTCGGAAGATCTTCCAGCGGATGACGGTGTCGGAGAACCTCGACCTCGGCGCGTTCACCCGGAACGACACCGAGCAGATCGCGCAGGACCGGGAGCGGGTGCTGGAACTGTTCCCGCGGTTGCGGGAGCGGATCAACCAGAAGGCCGGCACCATGTCCGGCGGCGAGCAGCAGATGCTCGCGGTCGCCCGGGCGCTGCTCGGCAACCCGAGCCTGCTCCTGCTGGACGAGCCGTCCATGGGTCTGGCCCCGGTGCTGGTCGACGTCATCTTCGAGACGATCCAGACCATCCGGGACCAGGGCACCACCGTGCTGCTGGTCGAGCAGAACGCCCTCGCGGCCCTCGAGATCGCGGACTACGCCTACGTTCTCGAGTCCGGTCACCTCAACATGGAGGGCCCGGCAGCACAGTTGCTCAACGACGACTCCGTCGCCGCCGCCTACCTTGGCGGCTGA
- a CDS encoding ANTAR domain-containing response regulator, with the protein MAAPRRVLIAEDEALIRLDLAEMLTEEGFEVVGQAADGEEAVTMAGSLKPDLVIMDVKMPKKDGIDAAAEIVSDQIAPVVMLTAFSQRDLIERARDAGAMAYLVKPFNQADLLPAIELAVARYAEMVQLREEVADVSARLETRKLIDRAKGLLMTNQKMTEPEAFRWIQRTAMDRRTSMQVVAQAVLDGLGAKSS; encoded by the coding sequence ATGGCGGCACCGCGTCGCGTGCTCATTGCCGAGGACGAAGCGCTGATCAGACTCGATCTGGCGGAGATGCTCACCGAAGAGGGTTTCGAGGTCGTCGGTCAGGCGGCCGACGGCGAGGAGGCGGTCACCATGGCCGGCTCGCTCAAGCCCGACCTGGTGATCATGGACGTCAAGATGCCCAAGAAGGACGGCATCGACGCTGCGGCGGAGATCGTGTCGGACCAGATCGCCCCGGTGGTGATGCTGACCGCGTTCTCGCAGCGGGATCTGATCGAGCGGGCCAGGGATGCCGGAGCGATGGCCTACCTGGTGAAGCCCTTCAACCAGGCGGACCTGCTGCCGGCCATCGAGCTGGCGGTCGCCCGCTACGCCGAGATGGTCCAGTTGCGGGAAGAGGTGGCCGACGTGTCGGCGCGCCTGGAGACCCGCAAGCTCATCGACCGGGCCAAGGGCCTGTTGATGACGAATCAGAAGATGACGGAGCCCGAGGCGTTCCGCTGGATCCAGCGCACCGCGATGGACCGGCGCACCTCGATGCAGGTCGTCGCCCAGGCGGTCCTGGACGGACTGGGCGCGAAGTCCTCCTGA
- a CDS encoding CGNR zinc finger domain-containing protein has translation MVTTAVRDSAYVRTAEGGWALDGGGDPLRLPLHRIALLADRFLADPGPAAVGRCPGEGCGWLFLHQGGRRRWCIMAVCGNRAKSRRRSDRRGLVRENPFGLVGPAAGPQVEQDDGDQ, from the coding sequence ATGGTCACCACCGCGGTGCGGGACTCCGCCTACGTCCGGACCGCCGAGGGCGGTTGGGCCCTCGACGGCGGCGGCGACCCGCTACGGCTGCCGCTGCACCGGATCGCGCTGCTCGCCGACAGATTCCTCGCCGACCCCGGGCCGGCCGCGGTCGGCCGGTGCCCCGGTGAGGGGTGCGGCTGGCTGTTCCTGCACCAGGGCGGTCGGCGGCGCTGGTGCATCATGGCCGTCTGCGGTAACCGGGCGAAGTCCCGCCGGCGCTCCGACCGGCGTGGCCTCGTCCGCGAGAACCCCTTCGGGCTGGTCGGTCCGGCCGCGGGGCCGCAGGTAGAGCAGGACGACGGCGACCAGTAG
- a CDS encoding flavin-containing monooxygenase, translating into MSTPRYCIIGAGAAGLAALRVLGAHGIDVDCFERSDRVGGHWHTDYESLHLITSRDLSGFAGDPMPPDYPVYPSRAQMVDYIESFADRHGLREKVTFGTTVTEVRPRGERGSDGWTVTTDDGTVRDYDAVLIANGHLTDPRIPAFAGEFTGHQVHSADYHDASDIQGTRVLVVGAGNSGCDLAVDAAHARLDAHVSVRSGQVFQPKALLGRPRAELRWPSWLPDTARERITRAMVRIAVGAPTSYRGLQAPLTENLNKQRPVVNSLLPYWIQHGRITARPGIERFAGRTVHFTDGSSGEFDTVLWATGFHTSLPFLDRGLLTWRDGVPLRVAGLTVPVGTENLYLIGLAAPRGPQLPVYSAQAELVARFLQHGRPVSAALAAQQTPDSRIDIIRKEWQQQMDHTHRYLDRLPAAPAPTRQQVAAR; encoded by the coding sequence GTGAGCACACCGCGGTACTGCATCATCGGGGCCGGCGCGGCCGGACTCGCCGCGCTGCGCGTGCTCGGCGCGCACGGCATCGACGTCGACTGTTTCGAGCGGTCGGACCGGGTCGGCGGGCACTGGCACACCGACTACGAGTCGCTGCACCTGATCACCTCCCGCGACCTGTCCGGGTTCGCCGGTGATCCGATGCCGCCCGACTACCCGGTCTACCCGAGCCGCGCGCAGATGGTCGACTACATCGAGTCCTTCGCCGACCGGCACGGGCTCCGCGAGAAGGTCACCTTCGGCACGACCGTGACCGAGGTGCGGCCGCGCGGTGAGCGGGGCAGCGACGGGTGGACGGTGACCACCGACGACGGCACGGTCCGCGACTACGACGCGGTGCTGATCGCCAACGGGCACCTCACCGACCCGCGCATCCCCGCCTTCGCCGGCGAGTTCACCGGGCACCAGGTCCACTCGGCGGACTACCACGACGCCTCCGACATCCAGGGCACCCGGGTGCTGGTGGTGGGCGCCGGCAACTCGGGGTGCGACCTGGCGGTCGATGCCGCGCACGCGCGGCTCGACGCGCACGTCTCGGTGCGATCGGGGCAGGTGTTCCAGCCGAAGGCGCTGCTCGGCCGGCCGCGGGCCGAACTGCGCTGGCCGTCCTGGCTGCCGGACACGGCGCGGGAGCGGATCACCAGGGCGATGGTGCGCATCGCGGTCGGCGCGCCCACCTCCTACCGCGGGCTGCAGGCGCCGCTGACCGAGAACCTGAACAAGCAGCGACCGGTGGTCAACTCGCTGCTGCCGTACTGGATCCAGCACGGCAGGATCACCGCCCGGCCCGGGATCGAGAGGTTCGCCGGCCGCACCGTCCACTTCACCGACGGCAGCTCCGGCGAGTTCGACACCGTGCTGTGGGCGACCGGGTTCCACACCTCACTGCCGTTCCTCGACCGCGGGCTGCTGACCTGGCGGGACGGGGTGCCGCTGCGGGTGGCCGGGCTGACGGTGCCGGTCGGCACCGAGAACCTCTACCTCATCGGTCTCGCCGCGCCCCGCGGCCCGCAACTCCCCGTGTACTCGGCGCAGGCCGAGCTGGTGGCCCGATTCCTGCAGCACGGACGGCCGGTGTCGGCCGCACTCGCCGCGCAACAGACCCCCGACTCCCGCATCGACATCATCCGCAAGGAGTGGCAGCAGCAGATGGACCACACCCACCGCTACCTCGACCGGTTACCGGCCGCGCCGGCCCCGACCCGGCAGCAGGTGGCAGCCCGATGA
- a CDS encoding ABC transporter ATP-binding protein: MSAPATPALTGDAAVDNVLYADHITIRFGGLVAVNDVSFTIPPRSVISLIGPNGAGKTTFFNVITGLYEPTEGTVFLEGEDITMVKPHKRAAMGLARTFQNIRLFGLMTAEENVMVAMHPHLKSGIISTVLRTPGQRREEREARDTARELLQYVGIGKSEGELARNLSYGDQRRLEIARAMALRPKVLLLDEPTAGMNPQESQQFNDFVYRVRDEKGISVLLIEHDMSVIMKISERITVLDRGTMIAEGTPDDIRNNQQVIEAYLGKTGTREGKRLA, translated from the coding sequence ATGAGCGCCCCTGCCACTCCGGCGCTGACCGGGGACGCTGCGGTCGACAACGTGCTCTACGCCGACCACATCACCATCCGGTTCGGCGGACTCGTTGCGGTGAACGACGTCTCGTTCACCATTCCGCCACGGTCGGTGATCTCGCTGATCGGCCCGAACGGCGCCGGGAAGACCACGTTCTTCAACGTGATCACCGGCCTGTACGAGCCGACCGAGGGCACCGTGTTCCTCGAAGGCGAGGACATCACCATGGTCAAGCCGCACAAGCGGGCCGCCATGGGTCTGGCCCGCACGTTCCAGAACATCCGACTCTTCGGCCTGATGACGGCCGAGGAGAACGTGATGGTGGCGATGCACCCGCACCTGAAGTCCGGGATCATCTCCACGGTGCTGCGCACCCCGGGGCAGCGGCGCGAGGAGCGCGAGGCGCGGGACACGGCACGGGAACTGCTGCAGTACGTGGGCATCGGCAAGTCCGAGGGCGAGCTGGCCCGCAACCTGTCCTACGGCGACCAGCGCCGGCTGGAGATCGCCCGGGCGATGGCGCTGCGACCCAAGGTGCTGCTGCTCGACGAGCCGACCGCCGGCATGAACCCGCAGGAGTCGCAGCAGTTCAACGACTTCGTCTACCGGGTGCGTGACGAGAAGGGGATCTCGGTCCTGCTCATCGAGCACGACATGTCGGTGATCATGAAGATCAGCGAGCGGATCACCGTGCTGGACCGCGGCACGATGATCGCCGAGGGCACGCCGGACGACATCCGCAACAACCAGCAGGTCATCGAGGCCTACCTCGGCAAGACCGGCACCCGGGAAGGGAAGCGGCTGGCATGA
- a CDS encoding ABC transporter ATP-binding protein — MLSGAVVPGMVAEPEPAGVRLTVTDRPVVAPPPIPAVDAPVADPTEIAHLPADLHGTVLLSYDAVTAGFGSRVLFDGLRLDIRSGDWTVVTGPSGSGKSTMLAIGAGLLDPVAGRVSTGGADWSGMDRAARAEHRRRWVTVAPQRASLVEPLTVRENLQLTATVRSAGADGIERQADRLALTPLLDQPVHKLSGGERQRVSLARCLVSAAPVLILDEPTSQQDEASADRVVRVLLAETAAGRCVLAASHDPRFVERARTRIALGRP; from the coding sequence ATGCTCTCCGGCGCGGTGGTACCCGGGATGGTGGCCGAGCCGGAGCCGGCCGGCGTGCGGTTGACCGTCACCGATCGCCCGGTGGTCGCACCCCCGCCGATCCCCGCAGTCGACGCACCGGTCGCCGATCCGACCGAGATCGCCCACCTGCCCGCCGATCTGCACGGCACGGTGCTGCTGTCCTACGACGCGGTGACCGCGGGCTTCGGCAGCAGGGTGCTGTTCGACGGTCTACGGCTCGACATCCGGTCCGGCGACTGGACCGTCGTCACCGGACCGTCCGGGTCCGGGAAGTCGACGATGCTGGCGATCGGGGCCGGCCTGCTGGACCCGGTGGCCGGTCGGGTGTCGACCGGCGGCGCGGACTGGTCGGGCATGGACCGGGCCGCGCGGGCGGAGCACCGGCGCCGCTGGGTCACGGTCGCGCCGCAGCGGGCCTCGCTGGTCGAGCCGTTGACCGTCCGGGAGAACCTGCAGCTGACCGCCACCGTGCGGAGCGCAGGTGCGGACGGGATCGAGAGGCAGGCGGACCGCCTGGCGCTGACCCCGCTGCTGGACCAGCCGGTGCACAAGCTGTCCGGCGGCGAGCGGCAACGGGTCTCGCTCGCCCGCTGCCTGGTGTCCGCCGCCCCGGTGCTGATCCTCGACGAGCCCACCTCCCAGCAGGACGAGGCGTCCGCGGACCGGGTGGTGCGGGTACTGCTCGCCGAGACCGCTGCCGGCCGCTGCGTCCTCGCCGCCTCCCACGACCCGCGCTTCGTCGAGCGCGCCCGCACCCGCATCGCCCTCGGCCGCCCCTGA
- a CDS encoding branched-chain amino acid ABC transporter substrate-binding protein, with translation MRTRSITRVVAAGAALALALSGCASSSDSGGTSSGGGAATSGGATGGGGGTGKTVVVSSDLPLQGSSASQSESTNELIKLYLEQQGYKAGDYSIEFKPYDDSTAAKGAWDEAACAKNAADHVANENEVAVMGTFNSGCAKIEVPTLNQGNLLMVSHANTNPGLTKAWETGEPEKYFPSGKRTYARVVTTDDFQGTAAAAFAKEDLKVTKCFILNDNQTYGLGVAKAFTDAAKAQGIEIVGEEAWDVKQPSYTALYQEAKSAGADCIYLGGIYDNNGGQLIKDKVAVLGDNKTVKLLGPDGFTGYDDLLALPEAEGMYLTFAGLTTDQLIEQDGPGKALIEAYTAKFGKAPTGNYPLYGVAAMQVILAAIAASDGTRESVNNAVFSGEGITIPEADSVTGKEIKIDPATGDTSAKDITVELVTGGKETFFKAQSIE, from the coding sequence TTGCGAACTCGTTCGATCACCCGCGTGGTGGCCGCTGGTGCGGCCCTCGCGCTGGCGCTGTCCGGCTGTGCCAGCAGCAGTGATTCCGGCGGCACGTCGTCCGGCGGCGGTGCGGCGACCAGTGGTGGCGCCACCGGTGGCGGCGGCGGCACCGGCAAGACCGTCGTGGTCTCGTCCGATCTGCCGCTGCAGGGCAGCTCCGCCTCGCAGTCCGAGTCGACCAACGAGCTGATCAAGCTCTACCTGGAGCAGCAGGGCTACAAGGCCGGCGACTACTCCATCGAGTTCAAGCCCTACGACGACTCGACCGCCGCCAAGGGCGCCTGGGACGAGGCCGCCTGCGCGAAGAACGCCGCCGACCACGTCGCGAACGAGAACGAGGTCGCCGTCATGGGCACCTTCAACTCGGGCTGCGCGAAGATCGAGGTCCCGACCCTGAACCAGGGCAACCTGCTGATGGTGTCGCACGCCAACACCAACCCCGGCCTGACCAAGGCCTGGGAGACCGGCGAGCCGGAGAAGTACTTCCCGTCCGGCAAGCGCACCTACGCCCGCGTGGTGACCACCGACGACTTCCAGGGCACCGCCGCCGCAGCCTTCGCCAAGGAGGACCTGAAGGTCACCAAGTGCTTCATCCTCAACGACAACCAGACCTACGGCCTGGGTGTCGCGAAGGCCTTCACCGATGCCGCCAAGGCCCAGGGCATCGAGATCGTCGGCGAGGAGGCCTGGGACGTCAAGCAGCCGAGCTACACCGCCCTGTACCAGGAGGCCAAGTCCGCCGGTGCCGACTGCATCTACCTGGGTGGCATCTACGACAACAACGGTGGCCAGCTGATCAAGGACAAGGTTGCCGTCCTCGGTGACAACAAGACCGTGAAGCTGCTCGGCCCCGACGGCTTCACCGGCTACGACGACCTGCTGGCGCTGCCGGAGGCCGAGGGCATGTACCTCACCTTCGCCGGCCTGACCACCGACCAGCTGATCGAGCAGGACGGCCCGGGCAAGGCGCTGATCGAGGCCTACACCGCCAAGTTCGGGAAGGCCCCGACCGGCAACTACCCGCTGTACGGCGTCGCCGCGATGCAGGTCATCCTGGCCGCCATCGCCGCCTCCGACGGCACCCGGGAGAGCGTCAACAACGCCGTGTTCTCCGGTGAGGGCATCACCATCCCCGAGGCCGACTCGGTCACCGGCAAGGAGATCAAGATCGACCCGGCGACGGGCGACACCAGCGCGAAGGACATCACCGTCGAGCTGGTGACCGGCGGCAAGGAGACCTTCTTCAAGGCCCAGTCCATCGAGTAG
- a CDS encoding branched-chain amino acid ABC transporter permease, producing MTTLAAGGTSRKAKVRVGPLVERILGLAVLALGIVWVAANLIDDPSRFAASGLTGLKNGALYALIALGYTMVYGIIELINFAHGDLFMLATIVSANVMVNIFGVNNLGVATLLPLLITLAVAMAFGAFINVSAEFLAYRRLRSAPKLAPLMTAVGLSFVFRGIAQQDYINGSAPKNWPIVWGGPQYGGVYIYQLLLVFGVTVPLLLIMTWIVGYTKRGKAMRAVAQDQDGARLMGINVNGTISFTFALGGALAGAAGLLFFLVQSQTFYDTGTQLGLIAFTAAVLGGIGNLVGAVVGGLMIGIIQAINEGGSFGLGQAWSQTVIFIILIIFMVFKPEGIFGRRTTEKV from the coding sequence ATGACCACACTCGCAGCCGGGGGGACCAGCCGGAAGGCCAAGGTCCGGGTGGGCCCCTTGGTCGAACGCATACTCGGGCTGGCGGTGCTCGCCCTGGGCATCGTCTGGGTCGCCGCCAACCTGATCGACGATCCTTCGCGGTTCGCGGCCTCCGGTCTGACCGGACTGAAGAACGGTGCGCTGTACGCGCTCATCGCCCTCGGCTACACCATGGTGTACGGCATCATCGAGCTCATCAACTTCGCCCATGGCGACCTGTTCATGCTGGCCACCATCGTCTCGGCGAACGTGATGGTGAACATCTTCGGGGTCAACAACCTCGGTGTCGCCACCCTGCTGCCGCTGCTGATCACCCTGGCCGTGGCGATGGCGTTCGGTGCCTTCATCAACGTCTCCGCTGAGTTCCTGGCGTACCGGCGTCTCCGGTCGGCGCCGAAGCTCGCCCCGCTGATGACCGCGGTCGGCCTGAGCTTCGTCTTCCGCGGCATTGCCCAGCAGGACTACATCAACGGTTCCGCGCCGAAGAACTGGCCGATCGTCTGGGGCGGTCCGCAGTACGGCGGCGTGTACATCTACCAGCTGCTGCTGGTGTTCGGCGTCACGGTGCCGCTGCTGCTGATCATGACCTGGATCGTCGGATACACGAAGCGCGGCAAGGCGATGCGCGCCGTCGCCCAGGACCAGGACGGTGCCCGGCTGATGGGCATCAACGTGAACGGCACCATCTCGTTCACCTTCGCACTGGGCGGCGCCCTCGCCGGTGCGGCCGGTCTGCTGTTCTTCCTGGTGCAGTCGCAGACCTTCTACGACACCGGCACGCAGCTCGGCCTGATCGCCTTCACCGCGGCGGTGCTGGGCGGTATCGGCAACCTGGTCGGCGCCGTCGTCGGCGGGCTGATGATCGGCATCATCCAGGCGATCAACGAGGGCGGGTCCTTCGGGCTCGGCCAGGCCTGGTCGCAGACCGTCATCTTCATCATCCTGATCATCTTCATGGTCTTCAAACCCGAGGGCATCTTCGGCCGGCGCACCACAGAGAAGGTGTGA
- a CDS encoding SDR family NAD(P)-dependent oxidoreductase, with protein MSALVLDEMPRRLVGRVALVTGAARGQGAAHIERLAAEGARVLACDVLDTEGEATAAALREEGLDVTYRRLDVTSAADWAGAIAEVTERYGRLDVLVNNAGIIHVAPILEQSEQDWQRTLTVNTTGPLLGIQAAAPLLITAGGGSVINTASIFGVVGAVGYVAYTASKGALLALTKTAALELAPHGIRVNALVPGGVSTPMNEHEKEGGVIPQTPLGRRAHVSEIAAVVAFLASDDARFVTGTEIVVDGGFLAH; from the coding sequence ATGAGCGCCCTCGTGCTCGACGAGATGCCGCGCCGGCTTGTCGGGCGGGTGGCACTGGTCACCGGTGCCGCGCGTGGCCAGGGTGCGGCGCACATCGAACGCCTCGCCGCCGAGGGGGCGCGGGTGTTGGCCTGCGACGTGCTGGACACCGAGGGCGAGGCGACCGCCGCGGCGCTGCGGGAGGAGGGACTCGACGTCACCTACCGGCGCCTGGACGTCACCTCCGCCGCCGACTGGGCGGGCGCGATCGCCGAGGTGACCGAGCGGTACGGCCGCCTGGACGTGCTGGTCAACAACGCCGGCATCATCCACGTCGCACCGATCCTGGAGCAGAGCGAGCAGGACTGGCAGCGCACGCTGACCGTCAACACCACCGGTCCGCTGCTCGGCATCCAGGCCGCGGCGCCGCTGCTGATCACGGCCGGCGGCGGGTCGGTGATCAACACCGCGTCGATCTTCGGGGTGGTCGGCGCCGTGGGGTACGTCGCCTACACGGCCAGCAAGGGTGCCCTGCTGGCGTTGACGAAGACCGCGGCCCTCGAGCTCGCCCCGCACGGGATCCGGGTCAACGCGCTGGTCCCGGGCGGGGTCAGCACCCCGATGAACGAGCACGAGAAGGAGGGTGGGGTCATCCCGCAGACCCCGTTGGGGCGGCGCGCCCACGTCAGCGAGATCGCCGCGGTGGTGGCGTTCCTCGCCTCCGACGACGCGCGGTTCGTGACCGGGACCGAGATCGTGGTGGACGGCGGCTTCCTCGCGCACTGA
- a CDS encoding LysR family transcriptional regulator, whose amino-acid sequence MTLQQLEYFLASVRHGSFSAAAQALWIAQPSLSEQIKRLETELGVPLFIRTNRRLVLTEAGRLFAPRAEQALAATRAAAESVRQVRELVGGTAVLGTFSSARHLVVTDLIEQFRVRHPQIRVRIVGLNSSEVADEVRSGELEAGLVALPVDDRGLTVGPVVWSAAVVHLSVAPPTAGPIDVRTLAARPLILPEARWGAADPTRRQLVDRFQRAGLTLAPEIEVESPQSALELAARGVADTVLTLPLARALGAVPGLHATPLDPPLAENFAFVTRRDAVLSPATLALTRLATELLAALR is encoded by the coding sequence GTGACGCTGCAACAGCTCGAGTACTTCCTGGCCTCGGTGCGCCACGGCTCGTTCTCCGCCGCCGCCCAGGCGTTGTGGATCGCCCAGCCGAGCCTGTCCGAGCAGATCAAGAGGTTGGAGACCGAGCTCGGCGTGCCGTTGTTCATCCGCACCAACCGCCGGTTGGTGCTGACCGAGGCGGGTCGGCTGTTCGCACCGCGGGCGGAGCAGGCGCTGGCCGCGACCCGGGCGGCGGCGGAGTCGGTGCGCCAGGTGCGCGAGCTGGTCGGCGGCACCGCCGTGCTCGGGACCTTCAGCAGCGCAAGGCATCTCGTCGTCACCGATCTGATCGAGCAGTTCCGGGTCCGGCACCCGCAGATCCGGGTGCGGATCGTCGGGCTCAACTCGTCCGAGGTGGCGGACGAGGTGCGGTCCGGCGAACTGGAGGCCGGTCTGGTCGCACTGCCGGTCGACGACCGCGGGCTGACAGTCGGGCCGGTGGTGTGGTCTGCGGCGGTGGTGCACCTGTCGGTCGCGCCACCGACCGCCGGGCCGATCGACGTGCGCACCCTGGCCGCCCGGCCGCTAATACTACCCGAAGCCCGTTGGGGCGCAGCGGATCCCACGAGACGACAGCTGGTCGACCGGTTCCAGCGGGCCGGGCTGACGCTCGCCCCGGAGATCGAGGTGGAGTCGCCGCAGTCCGCACTGGAGCTGGCCGCCCGCGGCGTGGCCGACACCGTGCTGACCCTGCCGCTGGCCCGTGCCCTGGGCGCGGTCCCCGGCCTGCACGCCACCCCGCTCGACCCGCCGCTGGCCGAGAACTTCGCCTTCGTCACCCGCCGCGATGCGGTGTTGTCCCCCGCCACCCTGGCCCTGACCCGGCTCGCCACCGAACTGCTCGCCGCGCTCCGGTGA